A window from Bos indicus isolate NIAB-ARS_2022 breed Sahiwal x Tharparkar chromosome 1, NIAB-ARS_B.indTharparkar_mat_pri_1.0, whole genome shotgun sequence encodes these proteins:
- the NAA50 gene encoding N-alpha-acetyltransferase 50 isoform X2 yields MKGRIELGDVTPHNIKQLKRLNQVIFPVSYNDKFYKDVLEVGELAKLAYFNDIAVGAVCCRVDHSQNQKRLYIMTLGCLAPYRRLGIGTKMLNHVLNICEKDGTFDNIYLHVQISNESAIDFYRKFGFEIIETKKNYYKRIEPADAHVLQKNLKVPSGQNADVQKTDN; encoded by the exons ATGAAAGG CCGGATCGAGCTGGGAGATGTGACACCACACAATATTAAACAGCTGAAGAGATTAAACCAGGTCATCTTTCCAGTCAGCTACAATGACAAGTTCTACAAGGATGTGTTGGAGGTTGGCGAACtagcaaaacttg CCTACTTCAATGATATCGCAGTGGGTGCAGTGTGCTGTAGGGTGGATCATTCACAGAATCAGAAGCGACTTTACATCATGACACTAGGCTGTCTGGCGCCATACCGAAGGCTAGGAATTG GAACTAAAATGTTAAATCATGTCTTAAACATCTGTGAAAAAGATGGCACTTTTGACAACATCTATCT GCATGTCCAGATCAGCAATGAGTCTGCAATTGACTTCTACAGAAAGTTTGGCTTTGAGATTATTGAGACAAAGAAGAACTACTATAAGAGGATAGAGCCCGCAGATGCTCACGTGTTGCAGAAAAACCTCAAGGTCCCTTCTGGCCAGAACGCAGATGTGCAAAAGACAGACAACTGA
- the NAA50 gene encoding N-alpha-acetyltransferase 50 isoform X1, which produces MKGSRIELGDVTPHNIKQLKRLNQVIFPVSYNDKFYKDVLEVGELAKLAYFNDIAVGAVCCRVDHSQNQKRLYIMTLGCLAPYRRLGIGTKMLNHVLNICEKDGTFDNIYLHVQISNESAIDFYRKFGFEIIETKKNYYKRIEPADAHVLQKNLKVPSGQNADVQKTDN; this is translated from the exons ATGAAAGG TAGCCGGATCGAGCTGGGAGATGTGACACCACACAATATTAAACAGCTGAAGAGATTAAACCAGGTCATCTTTCCAGTCAGCTACAATGACAAGTTCTACAAGGATGTGTTGGAGGTTGGCGAACtagcaaaacttg CCTACTTCAATGATATCGCAGTGGGTGCAGTGTGCTGTAGGGTGGATCATTCACAGAATCAGAAGCGACTTTACATCATGACACTAGGCTGTCTGGCGCCATACCGAAGGCTAGGAATTG GAACTAAAATGTTAAATCATGTCTTAAACATCTGTGAAAAAGATGGCACTTTTGACAACATCTATCT GCATGTCCAGATCAGCAATGAGTCTGCAATTGACTTCTACAGAAAGTTTGGCTTTGAGATTATTGAGACAAAGAAGAACTACTATAAGAGGATAGAGCCCGCAGATGCTCACGTGTTGCAGAAAAACCTCAAGGTCCCTTCTGGCCAGAACGCAGATGTGCAAAAGACAGACAACTGA